One Halobacterium sp. DL1 DNA window includes the following coding sequences:
- a CDS encoding cold-shock protein — protein MAEGTVDFFNDTGGYGFIETDDADEDVFFHMEDVGGPDLEEGQEVEFDIEQADKGPRATNVTRL, from the coding sequence ATGGCAGAAGGCACGGTTGACTTCTTCAACGACACGGGCGGCTACGGTTTCATCGAGACTGACGACGCGGACGAGGACGTTTTCTTCCACATGGAGGACGTCGGCGGTCCGGATCTCGAGGAGGGACAGGAAGTGGAGTTCGACATCGAGCAGGCCGACAAGGGCCCGCGCGCGACGAACGTCACCCGCCTGTAA
- a CDS encoding carboxylate-amine ligase yields the protein MTFRDFDALRDALAAADFDRPPAFVANAHVTGLSVARALDAHDVPVIALDRSGDGAAPPSNAVDYAGQVAYPLDDQAGFREDVEALAAELDHDPVAFGCMDEWALAFAEADLEGVRLPFADVDTLDSVLDKTALYDRCEALGVPYPETYQLSRTDPEAAADELGFPLVVKPARKREFEEAVGTNVIEVADREEYLDVVEMARETGIEIMAQEKVPVARGEDHSLASYVPEDGDPLAVVGNARVRAPLGYGTSCVVERVERPEIEERALAVVEDAGYYGISEAEFVYDRDRDDFVLLDVNTRPWKWISMPVAAGANLPMAAYADATGADYDPGPLTDARWVSLADYLPLVAGGELADVLASDDWQALVSGEFETTGDLTTAVYRPSDPAPIAHRLDVEFGSRDYYCSC from the coding sequence ATGACCTTCCGGGACTTCGACGCGCTCCGCGACGCGCTCGCGGCCGCCGACTTCGACCGCCCGCCGGCGTTCGTCGCCAACGCCCACGTCACGGGGCTCTCGGTGGCTCGGGCGCTCGACGCCCACGACGTGCCAGTGATCGCACTCGACCGCTCGGGCGACGGCGCGGCCCCGCCCTCGAACGCCGTCGACTACGCGGGCCAGGTTGCCTACCCGCTGGACGACCAGGCGGGCTTCCGCGAGGACGTCGAAGCGCTCGCCGCCGAACTCGACCACGACCCCGTCGCCTTCGGTTGCATGGACGAGTGGGCGCTCGCGTTCGCGGAGGCCGACCTCGAGGGCGTCCGCCTCCCGTTCGCGGACGTCGACACGCTCGACTCGGTGCTCGACAAGACCGCCCTGTACGACCGCTGCGAGGCGCTGGGCGTTCCCTACCCCGAGACCTACCAGCTCTCCCGGACCGACCCCGAGGCGGCCGCAGACGAACTCGGCTTCCCGCTCGTCGTCAAACCTGCCCGCAAGCGGGAGTTCGAGGAGGCCGTGGGCACGAACGTCATCGAGGTCGCCGACCGCGAGGAGTACCTCGACGTCGTCGAGATGGCTCGGGAGACTGGCATCGAAATCATGGCCCAGGAGAAGGTCCCGGTCGCGCGCGGGGAGGACCACTCGCTGGCCTCCTACGTCCCCGAGGACGGTGACCCGCTGGCGGTCGTCGGGAACGCCCGCGTTCGTGCACCCCTGGGATACGGCACGTCCTGTGTCGTCGAGCGCGTCGAACGGCCCGAAATCGAGGAGCGAGCTCTCGCGGTCGTCGAGGACGCTGGCTACTACGGCATCAGCGAAGCGGAGTTCGTCTACGACCGCGACCGCGACGACTTCGTGCTGCTCGACGTGAACACGCGACCGTGGAAGTGGATCAGCATGCCCGTCGCCGCCGGCGCGAACCTCCCGATGGCGGCCTACGCAGACGCCACCGGCGCCGACTACGACCCCGGCCCGCTCACGGACGCGCGCTGGGTCTCACTCGCGGACTACCTCCCGCTGGTTGCGGGCGGCGAACTCGCGGACGTCCTCGCAAGCGACGACTGGCAAGCTCTCGTCTCCGGCGAGTTCGAGACCACCGGCGACCTCACGACCGCTGTCTACCGGCCGAGTGACCCCGCACCCATCGCCCACCGCCTCGACGTGGAGTTCGGCAGTCGGGACTACTACTGCTCCTGCTGA
- a CDS encoding cytochrome oxidase subunit I: MTALTDTLAWFVVAAFGASAILQGESRRTSRYVAVLAWVLFAAFWALLTPHFAFVQRSIIEGVLSAAAVPACLYTAYLVGSGRKDLETLTRAVAIMGLLYLPFQTIEPLRQFAIESVAQQAKWVMAQLGYHPPIVDGDHGYHSRFVFVGENRMTGEAGHRFTTTVLLACTGVGSMSIVGGLALAVKAPLRRRLLALAITLPVIYGLNIVRVVFIAIAHGEQWFAGQTVQNVVFTMFATGDANMVSYLFADRVLAQSLSVVVLVALTLGLLRVVPELGGVVEDVAYIATGNEYDVTERFAQ; the protein is encoded by the coding sequence ATGACTGCCCTGACCGACACGCTCGCGTGGTTCGTCGTCGCGGCCTTCGGCGCGAGCGCGATCCTCCAGGGTGAGTCGCGGCGGACGAGCCGCTACGTGGCCGTCCTCGCGTGGGTGCTGTTCGCGGCGTTCTGGGCGCTACTGACGCCGCACTTCGCGTTCGTTCAGCGGAGCATCATCGAGGGCGTGCTGAGCGCGGCGGCGGTCCCGGCGTGCCTCTACACCGCCTACCTCGTCGGCTCCGGCCGGAAGGACCTCGAGACGCTGACGCGCGCGGTGGCCATCATGGGGCTTCTCTACCTTCCGTTCCAGACCATCGAGCCGCTGCGGCAGTTCGCCATCGAGTCCGTCGCCCAGCAGGCCAAGTGGGTGATGGCCCAACTCGGCTACCACCCGCCCATCGTGGACGGCGACCACGGCTACCATTCGCGGTTCGTCTTCGTCGGCGAGAACCGCATGACAGGGGAGGCCGGCCACCGGTTCACGACCACGGTGCTGCTGGCGTGCACGGGCGTCGGGAGCATGTCCATCGTCGGCGGCCTCGCGCTCGCGGTGAAGGCGCCGCTGCGCCGTCGCCTGCTCGCGCTCGCCATCACGCTCCCCGTCATCTACGGGCTGAACATCGTGCGCGTCGTCTTCATTGCCATCGCGCACGGCGAGCAGTGGTTCGCCGGCCAGACCGTCCAGAACGTAGTGTTCACGATGTTCGCCACGGGCGACGCGAACATGGTGTCGTACCTGTTCGCTGACCGTGTGCTCGCCCAGTCGCTGTCCGTCGTCGTGCTCGTGGCGCTGACCCTCGGCCTCCTCCGGGTCGTCCCGGAACTCGGCGGGGTCGTCGAGGACGTGGCCTACATCGCCACCGGCAACGAGTACGACGTCACCGAGCGGTTCGCGCAGTAA
- a CDS encoding N5,N10-methylene tetrahydromethanopterin reductase, translated as MSDRLHLNLFTMNAVEHVSVGSWRLPGDQSHRYSDLEYWTDVARTAERGGFDAVFFADVRGIYDVYGDDRETAVEKAVQTPSNDPAYLVPAMAEVTDDLGFAITKSTSYNHPYQLAREFSTLDHLTDGRVAFNVVTSYLESAAANLGFDERMDHDERYDRADEFMDVAYALWEHSWDDDAVVADRENATFTDPETVHAIDHEGEHFDVPGPHGAEPSPQRTPVIYQAGSSDRGREFAAKHAEAVFVSQPSTDAVRDYVEDLRERAAAHGRDPDDLAFFPGIVPVVGETEAVAEAKHDAYRDAIDTEGVLALLSGFVDVDLSALDPDQQLEHIETEAIQGVVNAFTANDDRDWTVREVAEFAGLGTTSPVVVGTPEQVADEFEHWFDEVGVDGFNVKEVARPGSLRDFVDLVVPELRERDLLADAPEGETLRERTFGRRGLPDGHPGRE; from the coding sequence ATGAGCGACCGGCTCCACCTCAACCTCTTCACGATGAACGCCGTGGAGCACGTCTCCGTCGGGTCGTGGCGGCTCCCCGGTGACCAGTCACACCGCTACAGCGACCTGGAGTACTGGACCGACGTGGCACGCACCGCGGAACGCGGCGGCTTCGACGCCGTGTTCTTCGCGGACGTCCGCGGCATCTACGACGTCTACGGCGACGACAGGGAAACCGCCGTCGAGAAGGCGGTGCAGACGCCGTCGAACGACCCCGCGTACCTCGTGCCGGCGATGGCCGAGGTTACAGACGACCTGGGCTTCGCCATCACGAAGTCGACGTCGTACAATCACCCCTACCAGCTCGCCCGCGAGTTCTCCACGCTCGACCACCTCACTGACGGCCGCGTCGCGTTCAACGTCGTCACCTCCTACCTGGAGTCGGCCGCCGCGAACCTCGGCTTCGACGAGCGCATGGACCACGACGAGCGCTACGACCGCGCCGACGAGTTCATGGACGTCGCGTACGCGCTCTGGGAGCACTCCTGGGACGACGACGCCGTCGTCGCCGACCGGGAGAACGCCACCTTCACCGACCCCGAGACGGTCCACGCCATCGACCACGAGGGCGAGCACTTCGACGTGCCCGGACCCCACGGCGCCGAGCCATCTCCCCAGCGCACGCCGGTCATCTACCAGGCCGGCTCCTCCGACCGCGGCCGCGAGTTCGCCGCGAAGCACGCGGAAGCGGTGTTCGTCAGCCAGCCATCAACGGACGCCGTCCGCGACTACGTCGAGGACCTCCGGGAGCGTGCCGCGGCCCACGGTCGCGACCCCGACGATCTCGCCTTCTTCCCGGGCATCGTTCCGGTGGTCGGCGAGACGGAGGCGGTCGCGGAGGCGAAACACGACGCCTACCGCGACGCCATCGACACGGAGGGCGTGCTCGCGCTCCTGTCCGGGTTCGTCGACGTGGACCTCTCGGCACTCGACCCCGACCAGCAACTGGAGCACATCGAGACGGAGGCGATCCAGGGCGTCGTCAACGCGTTCACCGCGAACGACGACCGCGACTGGACCGTCCGGGAGGTCGCGGAGTTCGCCGGCCTTGGCACCACCTCGCCGGTCGTCGTCGGGACGCCCGAGCAGGTCGCCGACGAGTTCGAGCACTGGTTCGACGAGGTTGGCGTCGACGGCTTCAACGTGAAGGAGGTCGCGCGCCCGGGCAGTCTCCGAGACTTCGTCGACCTCGTCGTCCCCGAGCTGCGCGAACGCGACCTGCTCGCCGACGCGCCCGAAGGCGAGACGCTGCGGGAGCGCACGTTCGGCCGGCGCGGTCTCCCCGACGGCCACCCCGGGCGCGAGTAA
- a CDS encoding oxidoreductase → MALHNDSDTFDVGGDRTVHRLGFGAMRVTGEDIIGRPEDEAAARDVLRRAVDLGVDFVDTADSYGPGVSERLIREADLPENVLVATKAGMLRDHSGEWLPHGDPDYIRNQALASIDRLGVDSIDLYQFHRPDPETPFEDSVHAFAELQDEGLVDHVGLSNVSVDQLETARDIVDVATVQNSYNVADREHEDVLSACEEYDIGFIPYFPMGGGDLDEKQDALEAVAADHDATVRQVALAWLLDHSDVTLPIPGTSSVDHLEANVAASHLELTDEDRARLE, encoded by the coding sequence ATGGCGCTCCACAACGACAGCGACACGTTCGACGTCGGCGGCGACCGCACCGTCCACCGCCTCGGCTTCGGCGCGATGCGCGTCACCGGTGAGGACATCATCGGACGCCCCGAGGACGAGGCGGCGGCCCGCGACGTGCTCCGGCGCGCGGTGGACCTGGGCGTCGACTTCGTCGACACCGCGGACTCCTACGGGCCCGGCGTGAGCGAGCGGCTGATCCGCGAAGCGGACCTTCCCGAGAACGTCCTCGTAGCGACGAAGGCCGGTATGCTGCGGGACCACTCGGGCGAGTGGCTCCCCCACGGCGACCCGGACTACATCCGAAACCAGGCGCTGGCCTCCATCGATCGTCTCGGCGTCGACTCCATCGACCTCTACCAGTTCCACCGCCCCGACCCCGAGACGCCGTTCGAGGACTCCGTCCATGCGTTCGCCGAACTGCAAGACGAGGGGCTGGTCGACCACGTCGGGCTGAGCAACGTCTCCGTCGACCAGTTAGAGACCGCACGCGACATCGTCGACGTGGCGACCGTCCAGAACTCCTACAACGTCGCCGACCGCGAACACGAGGACGTGCTCTCGGCCTGCGAGGAGTACGACATCGGCTTCATCCCCTACTTCCCGATGGGCGGCGGCGACCTCGACGAAAAGCAGGACGCCCTGGAGGCGGTCGCCGCAGACCACGACGCCACCGTCCGGCAGGTGGCGCTCGCGTGGCTGCTCGACCACTCGGACGTGACGCTCCCGATTCCCGGCACCTCCAGCGTCGACCACCTGGAGGCGAACGTCGCCGCGAGCCACCTCGAGCTGACGGACGAGGACCGCGCGCGGCTGGAGTAA
- a CDS encoding 50S ribosomal protein L16 produces MSEKPASMYRKIDKPSYTRRDYVTGIPGSKIAQHQMGDLQADKDDYPVQISLAPEEECQLRHGSLEASRLSANRHLIKELGEGNYKMSLRKFPHQIIRENKQATGAGADRVSDGMRQAFGVPVGTAARIYPGERLFTAWCEVDQAEAVKEAFRRAYNKITPPCKIVVERGEELLVR; encoded by the coding sequence ATGTCCGAGAAGCCGGCCTCCATGTACCGGAAGATCGACAAGCCGTCGTACACCCGTCGCGACTACGTTACGGGGATTCCGGGCTCGAAGATCGCACAGCACCAGATGGGCGACCTGCAGGCAGACAAGGACGATTACCCCGTCCAGATCAGCCTCGCCCCCGAGGAGGAGTGCCAGCTCCGCCACGGGAGCCTCGAGGCCTCCCGCCTCTCTGCGAACCGCCACCTCATCAAGGAACTCGGCGAGGGCAACTACAAGATGAGCCTCCGCAAGTTCCCCCACCAGATCATCCGGGAGAACAAGCAGGCGACTGGCGCGGGTGCGGACCGTGTCTCCGACGGGATGCGCCAGGCGTTCGGCGTCCCGGTCGGCACCGCCGCCCGCATCTACCCCGGCGAACGCCTGTTCACCGCGTGGTGCGAGGTCGACCAGGCAGAGGCCGTCAAGGAGGCGTTCCGCCGCGCGTACAACAAGATCACGCCGCCGTGCAAGATCGTCGTCGAGCGCGGCGAGGAACTGCTCGTCCGATAG